From the genome of Streptomyces sp. NBC_00523:
AATTGACCACCGGCCTTGTCGACATCCGGTGCCGACTCGCACTCCTGCTAGCTTCATGCGGTGATTTCTCTGGGGGAACCCGCATTCTTCACTCGTCTGCGCGACGCGCGACGTGTGCTCATCGCCGGTGCGGGCGGCGGTTTCGACGTGTACGCAGGGCTGCCGCTCGCCTTCGCGCTGCGGTCGGCGGGCAAGGAGGTACACCTTGCCAATCTGTCCTTCGCCGACTTGTACGGCCTGGACCTCGATGTGTGGGTGGACCAGGACGTCGCGGCCATCGGGCCCGACACTCCCGTGCGTGGCGACTACTTCCCTGAACGGACGCTTGCCCAGTGGCTCGTGACACAGGATCTGCCGTCGACCGTGTACGCCTTCCCGGGCATCGGAGTCGGGCCGCTTCGGGCGGCCTACCGGACGCTGGTCGAGCATCTCGGCGGTGTTGACGCGATCGTGCTGGTGGACGGCGGTACCGACATCCTGATGCGCGGCGACGAGCACGGTCTCGGCACCCCGGAGGAGGACATGGCCAGCCTCGCCGCCGTGAGCGGGCTCGACGAGG
Proteins encoded in this window:
- a CDS encoding DUF1152 domain-containing protein; translation: MISLGEPAFFTRLRDARRVLIAGAGGGFDVYAGLPLAFALRSAGKEVHLANLSFADLYGLDLDVWVDQDVAAIGPDTPVRGDYFPERTLAQWLVTQDLPSTVYAFPGIGVGPLRAAYRTLVEHLGGVDAIVLVDGGTDILMRGDEHGLGTPEEDMASLAAVSGLDEVEHRLVACLGFGVDAYHGVNHSLVLENLAALDRDDSYLGAFSLLGTGREGALYLDAVAHAQRHTASHPSIVQGSVAAAVRGDFGNVRFTERTKDTELFINPLMALYFCVDLPGLARRNLYLGRLERTSLMRQVSSAIEEFRTTLPRRRPPRTFPH